gagagagaagagaatagaaaaaatgagagagatgagagacagaggagagagaatcagagataaaatttttttttttttttttacaatactgctacagtgcaattctatctttagaattgcactgtagcaagtattgcaaaaaatttgcaatacttgCCTTTACAATTCTTTGATGCAGATGATTTTAAGGCTGCAAATGTCAAATTTCCCTTAgatatggcattagcattctccaatgctaatgcttaTTGTTGCAAAATGTAATTATTCAATGTTATAAATTCACTTATACAAGTAGTTTTCtagcaaaaatatataaatttgacaCCCACTGATACCGAGTGTTATAAATACCCCAAAATTTGTTAAACTGGCCCCGCGGTATCTTCCACAACAAAATCCTTCAAGCAAAGCAACGTTGTGTGCCTTGGAGGGTTTGAAAGGGATAGTGTGATAGCATCCAAGGCCGTTGAAGAGGTAAAAAATAGCATGACGAACCTTCGCTACATTGGGCCGGCAATGGGAGAGAGCCCAGGGTCGAGCATGACTTAAAATACTTGTTACACACGTTTGAAATCCGAAAGAATCCTAAAGGAAATCAGAATCCTAGTGCAAGGATAATTCTAGAAGATACGCGCTTAATGAAAGACccactctacaaggaaatgtttTGTCCATCATGTTTGGGATTACTCAAGTagagtcctataaggaaaagacttctatgTCAAGGAAGAAATGccaaccttctactactataaaagccctaatactctcacaaatcaaggtacgcacaATTTCCccttctctagcactctagagttgagaatacttctaacttgaccttcggagggtatttggccggcaccacaccgatgCCCTCTGTtagatcacttctttcttcttgtagGTCGCTATTTCGAGTCTGCGAGGATCGTGTAGCTCATTGGTGATTTTACGGCATTgtcaattggcgccgtctgtgggaatcgAAGAGTTTAGCCAAACTATCACCTCCCAGACataagagttgcatggtactcactcgctcgaTAGCTACCACTAACAACGTTCAAGGAAATGAGCTGCCAAGATCTACTGCATTAGAGAGGCAGGTCCAGACTCTCATGGCAGCAGTAGAATGACTCACAAAACAGAACCATGATCTGGAGGAGCAGCTATGCCAAAGGGATGAAGGACATAACGTTCAAGAGTAAAACCAAGAGGGTACCAGTGCCGAACGAAGGGACCAAGAGAAGCCAGAGGGCAGCAATGCCCCAAGCAGACCAGAACAGCAAAACATGAGCCTTCCATCCCTCATGGATTCGGCCCCTCCACCTATTATCGCAGAGATGCAGAcgatgaaggagcagatggagGTCAAGATGAATGCCCTCAAAGGATGAGTGTCCAATGATCTTGACGACCTAGTAAACAGAACTGACTCACCATTCACTACCTCCGTCAACTCATTCCCCTTGCCCCAAAAATTCTGCATGCCCCAGATCGAAAGCTACGACGAGGTCAAGGACCCCTTCGATCATCTAGAGACTTTCAaaaccctgatgcaccttcaaggggtaCCAGACGAGATCATATGTAGGGCATTCCCGACGACGCTGGAGGGCCCTGCGAGGGTTTGGTTCAGTAGATTGACGCCAAGCTCCATCAACACTTTCAAAGAGTTGAGCGCCCAGTTCACCTCGCATTTCATAGGCGGACATCGGTACAAAAGGTCCACCTCATGCTTAATGAGCATCAAGCAGCAAGAAGACGAGACACTGCGGGCCTACATAACTCGTTTCAACAAGGAAGCCCTTTCAATTGACGAAGCTGACGATAAGATACCCGTAGCTGCATTCATTAACGGGCTGCGGAagggtaagtttttattttctttatacaagAATGACCCAAAGACCATGACGGACGTGCTCTACAGAGCCACCAAATACATGAACACAGAAGATGCATTGCTAGCCCACGAAGAGAAACCTAAGAAGAGGGAGTGACAAGAGGACACAGGACAAGATAGGGGGCGAAAGGTTGCTAAAACCGGAGATCAATGAGATGAAAGGCGCCCTAGACCCCCCACTGGAAAGTTCACCAATTTCACCCCATTAACCGCCCCGATAGATCAAGTCttgatgcaaatcaaagatgaaggaGCACTGACGTTCCTTGGTAAATTAAAGGGAGATCCCAACAAGAGGCCAAAGGACAAGTATTGTCGCTTTCACCAAGACCACGGGCACGACACAGCCAACTGCTATGACCTGAAacagcagattgaggcccttattAGATAAGGGAAGCTACAAAGGTTCGTCAGCAAGGAAAGAACCGATCCGTCGCAGGAACAGGCCCCATGACGGGGGAACAAGTGCCCTAGACCACCTATAGGGGACATAAGAATGATCGTAGGGGGCACAACCGTAGCCGAATCTTCCAAAAAAGCCcgcaaaacaaataaaaataaaaaataaaaaaaaaaataaaaaacacaatataaaattgttcactgcacacaaagaaaacaaataattaacACAAATTACATAGGATCATCTACTCCCATCCTTGAAAAGGATCTACATCAGGACCATAATATACATAAGTATTAGCATTTGTCAACACAATATCATTTtcaccatcatcctcatcaagaacaacaacatcatcatcatcatcttccaaagTCATTGTTGCTAATGGTTCTTCAATGCTAGCCCAACTCACATCTTCCTCAATTAGTAACAGAAATTCAGATTCCTCAGATACCTGATCCTCCATTAAATCAATATTATCAAGGCTTATAGGATCCAAGTAATCCTTTGTCCTTCTAATGTTCCTACCAAAATCAATATCATACATCAGTGACATTTTCTaatcattcaaaataaaaattgaatatatttaaaaacatacaTTTCTCGTAACAATAGATTATAACGAACATACACCAAGTCATTCAAACGTTTATGCTCAAGCCTATTTCTCCTCTTGGAATGGACAAACTCAAATGTGCTCCAAGATCTTTCACAACCAGTTGCATTACAACACTAACTTAGCACTCGAATTGCAAACTTTTGTAATTCTGGAGTGTCATTTCCAAATTGCTCCCACCAAGcaacttccaaaaataaaagaaattattaatttagtacaaagcaaataacaaactttcaaatgaaatatatatatttatgtatgtatagaTACATATAGCATACCTGAACTTAGTTTTTCACATTGGCGGATTGCCATAGACATTCCAAAGTCACCTAAAGACTTTTTGTATGATTcaatttaagaactaaaaatgtCTTGCTCATCAGGATCAGAAACCAGCCTTGTAATGGTACTAAGTAGGCCTTTTGTAACATCTTTTTGCTTCTTAAATGAAGGCCTAAAGAAGATTCCAGGGTTGAGATAACAACCTGCTGCATGTAATGGACTATGGAGTTGTTTATTCCATCTAGCATCAATGACACTAGTAAATGGTATATATACagaaattttattcttcaaCCTTGCTTTTATATTCTCCTTTGCTTTATCCATTGCCTTATACAAGTATCTCATTGATGGTTTTTCATCCCCATCTACAAGACGTAGTACTCTAACCAAAGGCTCACTAATCTTCACTATTTGTTGACATTGTAACCAAAACTCTTTATCTTCCAAAACAATTGTAGCCACCTCCTTTCCCATGACATCTCTAGCATGTCGAGATTCGACCCATTGATCACAAGTAAACATTTGCCTAAGTTCTTTCTTGAACTTAGTCAAGCATTGAAGACTTAAAAACTCAATTGCAAACCTTGTGATGGCTGGACGAATCAAATCCCTACCATTAATGAAGTCGCTTCTCATCAAAGATAAAATCTTGCCATGGTTGTATATGAATTTAGTAatctttttaatcttttgaatGGTTTCGTCAATGATAGGAAAATATCTACTATCAGAAAAATTTTCCAACATTAAATCAATGCAATGGGCTGCACAAGGAGACCAATAGAATGACCCATATTTCTGCATTAGCTTCTTTCCTGCAGACTTGTAAAAATAATCATTATCTGTAATGAACTGCACAATGTGCTCAGGCCTAACTTCTTGAACAACTTTATCAAATAGCTTAAACAATGTATCTGCATCCTTTGTTAGGCCTGACACATCAAGGGATCTAAGAAACATGGTACCTCTAGGacaaaacactaaaaaattaatgattggAGCTCTCTTTTGATTTGTCCACCCATCTGACATTATTGAACACCCATAAACtttcaaatcatttttcacATCTAAGAGATAATCATTCATTTCAcccacatgtttttgtaataaAGGCCCCCTCAAGTCATGATAAGAAGGTCCCTTAAAACCAAGCCCAATAGCTGCTACACTATCTAAAACTCAATAGTTGCTACACTATCTAAAACTTCTTGATAATACACAGAGCGAGCGGCATGGAAAGGTATATTAGCATGGTACCACCATCTTGCAAAATTCATTCTTGCCTTCTCAACCATTTGCTTTGAGGCCAAAGAAGACCTTATGGATGGTTGAGAACCAGGTTTTGTTCTTGGAGCAAAAAAAGATTTAATGTTTGACTTTTCTCcaactttttctttccctttggTGTAATAATTACTAACTGATGAATGACTCTTTGAACCCCCTCTCTCATTATCATTATTACCTTCATTATGatgatcatcatcatcctcctcctcctctacATCATAGGGATTTGCaatttctttattcattcttctttttttctatttacttttctttaaatcTTCAATCAACTGTTTCATTTGCCATTTTACATCTTCAGATACTTTTTTACATGCTTCAACATCACCCGAAATCCCAGCAAAATGATACTTGAGCCTAGTAATTCCTCCCCCCCTtatcattttataacaaaaagtacaCTAGGTGTTATTTCTTGCATCCGGCACAGCACGGCCATAAGCCTATGCTAGATCCTCGAATCTTACAACCGGGCCAGATGCTACACTTGACTAATTTTCAGTCATAATTCACACTGCATATATATCATCAATTATTTGTTAATAACTCTAAGTTACCTTTTTATTAATAGTCATACTAAGTTGTAAATTACTAACCCAATATTTCAAGCTAACCAAAATCAagaatgaaacaacaatatatatcaattcatGAACACAGTATCAACACAATAATCAATTTTGCTATCAATTCTTGAACACAGTAATCAAGTTGTTACTTATCACATTCCACATGAAATATAATTCCACACagaaaaaattaagacaaaatTTTACCTGAGAGTGGccgagagagtgagagacaCAGAGCAGCTGAGAGAGAgcgtgagagagaaagaaagaaagagggttGTGTGGGTACTGGGTAGTGCAAGGGTTTTAGAATTAGGATTTAGGAAAATTACCATGTTGCGCttgaaaaatgtcaaaattaaccaaaaaggGGCTTTTCAGGTTTCGGTCCGGTATCCATTTACCGACCGGTACAGCCGGATTTCGCCGGTACGAGGCCAGTACGACTGGTACAAGGCCGATACggctaatatttttttcgaTACGAAACAGGGGGGTCGAACGTATCGGATTGCTGGCCGGTACAGTATATTCCGATCGTACCGGCCAGTACGGTACGGAATCGATAACCTTGGTACCTTACGAGATGGCCTGTCTCGTGAAGTACTCGCGAAATGTAGCCTGGCacttgactcttcagcttccaacACATGCTTCTCACGTGGCCTTTTCATGGGAACCTTTACTCGCGAACTTCTTGCGAGCTAATCGCGAAACTGTACTGATCTTCATTGCATGCTTGAtttttcaccaacttaatactaaactcaatacaataaaatcccacaaaatacaaggaaataaattaatgcaattacaacattttttgtcatgaaataaaaccaacataaaatatggttgtaaatcacaactttacaatagCAATAGCgtcaagaaacccaaaaactcGAAGCATTTTTCTTTCTAACTTACAATGTTCATGGTTCTTAGGTCTTGCTCTCTCTGCATTCTCCTTTTTGTGTCAATTTCAATGTGCGGGAGCTAAGTTGTATCTTTTTTGCCTATCTCAAACAACAACATAGCTATAGCGTTAGtaagaaacccaaaaacttgAAGCACGTTTCTTCGAATTTACAATGTTCCTGTTTCTTAGGTAATGCTTTCCCTTCATTCTCCCATACATTTTCCTATCTATAGTGCTCACAAGATTTATGGTCATTTACTTTTTCGTTTTCAATATTTAGAATAATTTGTTGTTTTCaatatttagaatttagattACATATGGTTAAAAAGAAatgtttcttttgtgtttatgGATTCTCAAATATGTCTTTCTAAAGtctcaagaaaaagaagatgggGGATTTTGATTCTCagatcttttgtttttttttttccttgtgtttTTTAACGGTAATACAGAGGTGGATTAGGGTGAAGGGTAAAGTTACACTATTGAAACTATGGGTAGGCAAACATGAAATCGATCCAAACCACTAATgactaatttaaaattatacctATGATTTGACTAATTTATAATTATCCCTACTATTTAACTTCTTTGAAGATAAGGCCTATTTGGTAAGAGTacttgaatataattttttattttgcaatcCATAAAATGGTGGCCCCTAcacttgaatttattatttgactaatattttctaaatacaattttcaaaaaacagtatcttattttcttgatttagaatagaattttgaaaatagcTAAAAAGGTGTTTTCAGgatacaaaaaatgtttttaatgatatagttgtaaataaattgaaaatagtgGATCTCACATATTTGTCcaaactcttttatctcttaaattaaagagcttatctttatcacaaaaagaattcccacacttcaaatttaaaacttatcattaaaatatatatatatatatatatgatgatgatgagctCTATTCTCTTATCattatccacacacacacatacacacacacaaaaaaaaaagtaatctacaGATTCTACAcgttactttatatatatatatatatatatatatatatatatatatatatattgtaaggacgcgatttgcaACGAACcttaacagtgttgggttcgcacgtaaaaaggcccagacaatatgatttgtaaagcgtgggtgtaaagaactaggttaactatGGTATCTTAAAAAGAGTCACTCTCACGTATATTGAAGGTCAAAAGTTGGTACAACGATTGTTTTCTTATATGATCAAtacaattctttttctctacttttgctctcttcctttttgtctgtgtttttttctcttttctttttctgttccgaTTCCCTttcttcatgctcttcttttagtttatatacccctctttgtgttccatcctcaccgcacacgtgtaggttgggtccggaggatttctttctgtcccatctagcacctcttggaacttcctatgggcagctgtaaggctgcttccttactgttcaggtatcacctccacattaatgcggccagagagttggttgagaggtcattaatgcggaggcagctgtagttatagatatttgtttgccttatctctttcatccttggtcggttattctatcttttacggtgacctaattctgaggtctggttgcAATAAGACCACGTCCTGATTGTCCTCGGATGCATACTGTCGAGGAGTATGGTGTCCTTGGTCGGATACAGAACCCTACCCTTGTGATGTTGACTACCATCCCCTTCAGTAACTACCttatgacctgacttggcctcctcggacggatatgcatcctcggatgggccacgggcccaacATTCCTGAATCAATCCTGAACTTTATGGGCCTATTGATCAAACGgtcccacatatatatatatatatatatatatatattttttaaaatctcaaaattagaaatggtctcccaaacaattattttttgtttttagtattttgaaaattgttcctAAAAGTGAGAGACaaacacataaaatataaaaattattatttgacaACTAGgttcaagttcaattttttgaaaattgtttttatatttttttaaatgaaaaaacaaaaatcctcctaCCAATCAGGCCCTAAGTGATCGGTTTTGATAGGCTAAAATGAAGGACTTCCCTAAAAGGACTTGTACTTATGGATAGGTTGttttgtattaatatttttaagtacTGAATTAATGTTAGAATCTTATatctatataaaatatattttaaagtaGTGAATTAATATTggattttcagatttgatttttagactttggaatgaaaatttcatttgtgtttttctttaaatctgatgttatttttttagtattttaataattGATCTGTTAATAGTCTATATAagcagtttgtaaaataatttgtaaaataatttgtgactgtagctgtggggccaaagaaagtgTAGCCCGGCCCAAGCCCAGTTTATCTTAAGGTCTgcggcccaagccgaggagagccattgccgaggacgacctcctcctcggcacttcactaaatgcccaaagagaggaacaaaatgaGTGTAAGGGCAGGGCCAGGGAAAAAGCAACCAACACAGTAATACGAAATTCAGCGTCTGATAGgcccatgcccatgcccatgcACCTTTCCAGCaattcccaaccactctaggtatgggtcgactggacaggcctgcaccccaaaaagtaaaatcaacacgTGGATACAAAAAAGGGGATAGAGcaccagtataaaaggagaagagaaaaacTCCAGGAGGGGGGTTTTGGAACGAAGGAAATCAAACCCGCCCATGCAGTATTTTCCCAGAGGAACTACTACCAAGCAGATTATCTATGCTCAAGGCCATACCTttgaagcccactctctacaaatgatattgtgagAGCCTCCTTTCGTACGAGCCCAATACTGTCTTGGGATCGTAACAAATTGGGcacctacaattggcgccgtctgtggggaggttTGTGTCTTGGCATAGATGATGGTTTGAGACAATACCCGTGTCGTTTCTACCAGCCACTTACAGTGCTCTAGCGTAAAGCTTCGATAGGGGCTATGAtccttgactaggggctacactTATAGCGTTAGCCACGTAGATGGTTCAAGGGGCTCGGCCGAGGATTTCATTCCCGTCAAGGCCCCACAGATGAGaaaagcaaaattacaagttttggacagaaccaaggtcttgtatggtcctcggactcaagcctctggggaaaccaactacttagaagaaaaattacaagttttggacagaaccaaggccttgtatggtcctcggacccaagcctctggggaaaccaactacttagaagaaaaattacaagttttggacagaaccaaggccttgtatggtcctcggactcaagcctctggggaaaccaactacttacaagcaaaatcacaagttttggacagaaccaaggccttgtatggtcctcggacccaagcctctggggaaaccaactacttagaaaaaaaattacaagttttggacagaaccaaggccttgtatggtcctcggacccaagcctctggggaaaccaactacttagaagaaaaattacaagttttggacagaaccaaggccttgtatggtccttggactcaagcctctagggaaaccaactacttacaagcaaaattacaagttttggacagaaccaaggccttgtatggtcctcggacccaagcctctggggaaaccaactacttagaagaaaaattacaagttttggacagaaccaaggccttgtatggtcctcggacccaagcctctgaggaaaccaactacttagaataaaaattacaagttttggacagaaccaaggccttgtatggtcctcggacccaagcctctggggaaaccaactacttacaagcaaaattacaagttttggacagaaccaaggccttgtatggtcctcggacccaagcctctggggaaaccaactacttagaagaaaaattacaagttttggacagaaccaaggccttgtatggtcctcggacccaagcctctggggaaaccaactacttagaagaaaaattacaagttttggacagaaccaaggccttgtatggtcctcggactcaagcctctggggaaaccaactacttacaagcaaaattacaagttttggacagaaccaaggccttgtatggtcctcggactcaagcctctagggaaaccaactacttagaagaaaaattacaagttttggacagaaccaaggccttgtatggtcctcaaacccaaacctctggggaaaccaactacttagaagaaaaattacaagttttggacagaaccaaggccttgtatggtcctcggacccaagcctctggagaaaccaactacttagaagaaaaattacaagttttggacagaaccaaggccttgtatggtcctcgaacccaagcctctggggaaaccaactacttacaagtaaaattacaagttttggacagaaccaaggccttgtatggtcctcggacccaagcctctggggaaaccaactacttacaagcaaaattacaagttttggacagaaccaaggccttgtatggtcctcggactcaagcctctggggaaaccaactacttacaagcaaaattacaagttttggacagatcaaggccttgtatggtcctcggactcaaacctctggggaaaccaattacttacaagcaaaattacaagttttggacagaaccaaggccttgcatggtcctcagactcaagcctttggggaaaccaactacttagaagaaaaattacaagttttggacagaaccaaggccttgtatggtcctcagactcaagcctatggggaaaccaagtacttaaaagaaaagctaCGTTACATGGGCCTTAGGAACTATCCGAGGAGAATTTCCCCATTAAcggttgggttaatccctacaCTGAATGGATTGTCCAGCCTACCCTCGGACcctcagtaccaaagggattgatgcaacTTAGAGCAATGTGCtaccaaaaaaaacacaattgaggtccctcactgctcggctaccctctcggatgaattatttagagtttatcgttctcgaacattggtctagcatgcatcgcgcagcactcagccgttatcccggttagttccaagagtttaatttattgaggattaccattg
The Quercus lobata isolate SW786 chromosome 10, ValleyOak3.0 Primary Assembly, whole genome shotgun sequence DNA segment above includes these coding regions:
- the LOC115964778 gene encoding uncharacterized protein LOC115964778, translating into MFLRSLDVSGLTKDADTLFKLFDKVVQEVRPEHIVQFITDNDYFYKSAGKKLMQKYGSFYWSPCAAHCIDLMLENFSDSRYFPIIDETIQKIKKITKFIYNHGKILSLMRSDFINGRDLIRPAITRFAIEFLSLQCLTKFKKELRQMFTCDQWVESRHARDVMGKEVATIVLEDKEFWLQCQQIVKISEPLVRVLRLVDGDEKPSMRYLYKAMDKAKENIKARLKNKISVYIPFTSVIDARWNKQLHSPLHAAGCYLNPGIFFRPSFKKQKDVTKGLLSTITRLVSDPDEQDIFSS